TCGTTGTTCGCTCCCACCCATGTCCAGACAATAAATATGGTAGAAAATCAAAAGAAGCACTTTTAAAAACTGGAAAAATTAATCATTTACTTGCAACTATTTATTTTGGTCTTGATGCAGTCAGATCTGTTGTGAAATATTGTCGTGATGACAGTATTGACGTATTAATCTTTTCAAGATATATCTTAGCAGTTATGTATCTTCCAGATGGGATTAATACAATGGTCTATAAAATAGTGTCATTTATTCTTCCAACATCTGATTGTATGTTCTTTTTAGACGTTAGCCCAGAAGAATCACTTAGAAGAATTGGTTCTCGTAATGAAGAAACAGAAATGTTTGAAAATATAGAATGTTTACGCGAAAACCGTTTAAGATCACAAAAGTTTACCTACAACTGGAATGTTATTCCTGGTGATGATTCTGCGGAGGTAATTTCACAAAAAATAAAAATGAAATGTCTTGAAACAGACAATTTAATTAAATAACTTCTTTTATTCCTTCATTTGTTATAATCATTAATGAATTAAGGTTATCTAAAACAAGTGACACAATAGGATGAGTTTGAATATCCTTGTGCATAAATACTATCTCATTTTCAACAATATCAATCCAGTTAACGTGATATACAACAACACCGTTAACAATTAATCCTAAAAACTCAGGAACATACCTGTCAGGGTTTATTTCTTCAAAATATTTATTGTTTTTTAGTATTTCTCTTAAGACATTTTCCATATTATACACCTTTTCTTTCATAAACAAATTTTGGAACAGCTTTATCTAGTGGATCAAAACTTTCTCTATTTTTAACTTCCATACATTTCATACTTACCTTTGAGTGAAGTGATGAAGGAAGTCTTAGAATTCTTTTTAAATCAATTGATACTTTAGCATCAATAGTTGATAAGTTAACACGTGCCATTGCTCCAACCAGGTTTTTATATCTTCTAGGTCCAATATCTCTTTTAAAATAACCCCAGTTATCGTTATCCAAGTGATGTCTTGAAGCCATGATGTCTTTCATTAATTTAGGGTTTATTCCATCAATTTTTTCATTACCTACTAAATGTTGAATATTGAATTTTACTTTATCTGTAAATATCTTTGAATATCCAATTGGTATTGTGAAATGCTCAAAGTTAAAGCTTTTATTTGAAATTTCAGGGTTTACAAATTGAGATTTTGGAACTTCAGCACCAGCAACATACTTTAAGACTTCAGATCTAAGTTCACTATTAGCACTCATCATTTCTTCATCTAAAATCCTAATGTGATATCCTCTTCCAGAATAAATCAAATGTATGTTTTTTAAGCCTAAATCTGATTGCAATGTGTCTATTAATGAGTTAACTATCTCTAAAGCTTCACCAAGACAAACTTCACAAACTCCATTGCATTGACAAGACCTGATTGGAATATCTTTAGCATCTACATCAAAGATATACTCTGCTTTTAACCAATCTTCTCTTCTTTTTGGATTATTATAGAATGCTACTGAGATATATGATGCAAATGGAGCTTTAAATCTTAAGAATTTTCCTAAAGCTTCAGGTCCTCCAAATGTTTTATATCTGTCGTTTGGTCCTCTTCCGTTATGGTCAAAACCAAATTCTCTTTTTTTTAAATCAGTAGCTATGAATTCTGGTAAGTCTTTTACTGACCATTCTTCACGATAGTATTGTCTTCTTTCTTTAAGTGTCGCTTTAGAAAACATAATAATATGTTACTTTTTTAAAGTATTTATTTTATAGGTATGTGTGCATCTGCAAAGTAATGATTTAGCACACTTTTATTAATTAAGATATTTAAAAATAAATTCATGGACGATGTAGTTGAAGTAATCGGAATTGAACATTTAAAAGTAATTTTATCTGGTCTTTCTCCTGAAGAGATTATAATGCCTGCTTATGAAAACTGGCAAACTTGTATGAAAACAGGATATACCAGATTAAACCTTGAAACTGGTGAGATTTATGGTGTTGGAGTAGAATTAAATGATCTTCCACTACCATCTACAATATACATTGAGTTATACAA
This Methanobacteriaceae archaeon DNA region includes the following protein-coding sequences:
- the priS gene encoding DNA primase catalytic subunit PriS, which codes for MFSKATLKERRQYYREEWSVKDLPEFIATDLKKREFGFDHNGRGPNDRYKTFGGPEALGKFLRFKAPFASYISVAFYNNPKRREDWLKAEYIFDVDAKDIPIRSCQCNGVCEVCLGEALEIVNSLIDTLQSDLGLKNIHLIYSGRGYHIRILDEEMMSANSELRSEVLKYVAGAEVPKSQFVNPEISNKSFNFEHFTIPIGYSKIFTDKVKFNIQHLVGNEKIDGINPKLMKDIMASRHHLDNDNWGYFKRDIGPRRYKNLVGAMARVNLSTIDAKVSIDLKRILRLPSSLHSKVSMKCMEVKNRESFDPLDKAVPKFVYERKGV
- a CDS encoding thymidylate kinase, translated to MNKFIVIDGLDGSGKDTQANLLADMYEKQGCNVVVRSHPCPDNKYGRKSKEALLKTGKINHLLATIYFGLDAVRSVVKYCRDDSIDVLIFSRYILAVMYLPDGINTMVYKIVSFILPTSDCMFFLDVSPEESLRRIGSRNEETEMFENIECLRENRLRSQKFTYNWNVIPGDDSAEVISQKIKMKCLETDNLIK